Proteins encoded by one window of Esox lucius isolate fEsoLuc1 chromosome 4, fEsoLuc1.pri, whole genome shotgun sequence:
- the si:dkeyp-121d2.7 gene encoding zinc finger protein with KRAB and SCAN domains 1 encodes MAHSVETFQTHLTSVMDSLIRASVCEITKLFQDTVNDYLVEISLNRKEMEALKLRLRLTENQLRNERKYGMGWAENRRNAGLILPEDGGRKKRKIEVPQAKQKLGLAFGGAWEEGGAPAGVVAGGGWKEAREKYLIHFPGEEEEQGDLLEEDEEEGCVSREGEEAANIKEESGDMMEGGYQPASLRLIKEALKMDPPNQNRHTGSRTHSEGDMELSPVAREALKRPPGMRPDEGGEEWDVGTPPTEVSEGGLSVEDLSGLETALRAERGREQAALRLPLASNHGSMTPDPEVVAGSKFSLGQKYIGLDGLEQEGELGSPRTSERVARLNEERVARLNEGQRALPGLAGGDLLPRCPKKPKDSEGRGEQGCSDEGPHHLSAPGSVDDSGEEETGDLVHFCTQCGGGFANEAELEDHPCPLGDAHLQGGGVQDTPFPCASCGHAFSHAWALKNHECVCAAERPHRCELCGKGFTHSRSLERHQVVHTGERPHQCQQCGRSFSRLGNLERHLRIHTGERPYGCDACGKRFSRVEYLKRHQLIHSGDRDRAGSAPQCSQCGKSFSEPEMLKNHECFL; translated from the exons ATGGCGCATTCGGTGGAGACGTTCCAGACCCACCTCACCTCTGTCATGGACAGTTTGATCCGAGCGTCGGTGTGCGAGATCACCAAACTGTTCCAGGACACGGTGAACGACTATCTGGTGGAAATATCTCTGAACAGGAAGGAAATGGAGGCTCTGAAACTCCGACTCCGACTTACGGAGAACCAACTGAGGAATGAACGCAAGTACGGGATGGGGTGGGCAGAGAATCGCCGCAATGCTGGTTTGATACTGCCTGAGGACGGTGGGCGGAAAAAGCGGAAAATTGAAGTGCCCC AAGCAAAGCAGAAGCTGGGCCTTGCCTTTGGAGGCGCGTGGGAGGAAGGAGGAGCACCAGCTGGGGTGGTAGCGGGGGGAGGCTGGAAGGAGGCACGCGAGAAGTACCTCATCCACTTCCctggggaggaagaggaacaaGGAGATCTattggaggaggatgaggaggagggctGTGTTtcaagagagggggaggaagcgGCCAACATCAAAGAGGAG TCCGGCGACATGATGGAAGGGGGTTATCAGCCGGCGTCGCTGCGGCTCATCAAAGAGGCCCTGAAGATGGACCCGCCCAACCAGAACCGCCATACAGGATCAAGAACCCATAGCGAAG GAGACATGGAGCTCAGCCCTGTGGCCCGAGAGGCCCTGAAGCGTCCCCCAGGCATGAGGCCCGATGAGGGGGGTGAGGAGTGGGATGTGGGGACCCCTCCAACGGAAGTGTCAGAGGGCGGGCTGAGTGTGGAGGACCTGAGTGGGTTGGAGACGGCCCtgagggcagagagagggcgagagcaGGCTGCCCTGCGGCTCCCCCTGGCATCCAACCATGGTTCCATGACCCCCGACCCAGAGGTTGTGGCAGGCAGCAAGTTCAGCCTGGGTCAGAAGTACATCGGTCTGGACGGGTTGGAACAGGAGGGTGAGCTGGGGAGTCCCAGAACCTCAGAGAGGGTGGCCCGTCTGAATGAAGAGAGGGTGGCCCGTCTGAATGAAGGTCAGAGGGCACTGCCCGGGCTGGCTGGCGGAGATCTGCTGCCGCGCTGCCCGAAGAAGCCCAAGGACAgcgaggggaggggggagcagGGGTGCTCCGACGAGGGCCCGCACCACCTGTCTGCCCCGGGCAGCGTGGACGACAGCGGCGAGGAGGAGACGGGGGACCTGGTGCATTTCTGCACGCAGTGCGGCGGGGGCTTCGCCAACGAGGCCGAGTTGGAGGACCACCCCTGCCCCCTGGGCGACGCCCACCTGCAGGGAGGCGGGGTGCAGGACACACCATTCCCCTGCGCCTCGTGCGGCCACGCCTTCAGCCACGCCTGGGCCCTGAAGAACCACGAGTGCGTGTGCGCGGCCGAGCGGCCACACCGCTGCGAGCTCTGCGGCAAGGGCTTCACTCACTCGCGCTCGCTAGAGCGCCACCAGGTGGTCCACACTGGCGAGAGGCCGCACCAGTGCCAGCAGTGCGGGCGGAGCTTCAGTCGCCTGGGCAACCTGGAAAGGCACCTGCGGATCCACACGGGCGAGCGTCCGTACGGCTGCGACGCCTGCGGGAAGCGCTTCAGCAGGGTGGAGTACCTGAAGAGGCACCAGCTGATCCACAGCGGGGACCGGGACCGGGCCGGGAGCGCCCCCCAGTGCTCCCAGTGCGGGAAGAGCTTCAGTGAACCGGAGATGCTCAAAAACCACGAGTGCTTTTTATAA